The Pseudomonadota bacterium genomic interval CCATAGATTCAAACCCTTAGTAGGTGATGACCTCTTGCATGGGGTGCAAGGGCGGCTGGCTAGAAGCACACTCCGGTCGGGCGCACGTTGTCGCGCCTTTCAACCACGGATGTGGCGCCGCTTTTATGGGTTCGGGTGACGTCGTAGAGGTCGACGACTGCATTGCGCCGGCCTGGACAGTTCGGCCGAAGTCGCGGCTTGCAATCCATCCTCCCTTCGAAGGAAGGGCCGCACGTCATGCAGTAGCCGGTGTGGGTGCACGACACCGTTGTCGAGACGTCACGCTGGGTCAGAACTGAATCGCTTGATACGACGGGATCACAGGCGGCCAGAAGGGCCAGGACGGGTGCCAGGAGCACGCACGACACGCGCATCGGTGATAAATCAACCGGTGCAGTTTCGGGGTAGTTATTTTGGCCCCCACCGCCAAGTCGTTGATCCGACTGGCTAAGATTTGCACTGAGTGTCAGTGCCTTGGAGGGCGAGGAGTCGGTGGTAAGTTCTTGTTTTGTATTGGTAGGCGCGGCTGGGATCGAACCAGCGACCACCACCATGTCAAGGTGGTGCTCTACCGCTGAGCTACGCGCCTTTCGAAGAGCCGCAAAGTGTATCCACATGGATCTGACCAGGCAAGCCGCCGGAGGGGACCCTTTGTACTGGATCACACTGAAGGTGCGCAGGGCGACCGGATGCGCGTAAGCCTCCACGGGGGACCCTTCCACGGGCGCGTCTTCGAGCGACGCGAGTGTCGCCTTGGGCTCCTTCTGCTGGTCACCGGAATCTCCGCTCGAGGGCTAGACCACCAGCTTTACCGGGTACGAGCGCAGGCCGGGGAGCGCTTCGCAGCCAGCGTGGAGCGCGACGGCAACGGCGAGTGCCATCGCGTGCTGCTTCCGGGCACTGTGTGAGCGCGGACTCACTCGTACTTACACGTCACCTCATCCACCGTCCAGAAACGCGCCACGCTGGCACTCAACCGCAGTAGGTACTCGTTTTGCACGGCGAGCGCCTCACGTTCGCGGGCGCTGGCGTCACTGCAGGAGTGCGAGTCATAGCGTCCGCTATGGTGCTGGAGAAAGTGAACGAGCTCGTGTACGTAGAGGGAGGTCACCTCCGGGCCTTCCTTGTCCCGGAAGCGCTCGTCGATGTAGATGATGTCCTCGTCGTTGTACCAGCCAACGGCGCGGCACTCCCGTCCGTTGCACACGTGCTCGACGAAGAACTCGTGGCTGCGCCAGGCGATCTCCGGGGGCGTGTCTGGGGCGGGGTAGCCGGAGAGGGTGGAGGCCCAGCTCAGGAGTGTGGCCAACAGTTCTTTTTCCAAGTCCCGCCCCTCGTGCACCTGTTTTCAACGTGCTTGCCCGGGCCACCCTGCACAACAGTGACGGACCCTGGATCGTGCCGTTCCCTCGGGTGTTTTCGTCGGGTTTGGCCACTTGGAGTCTGCTCCCCAAGGTCGGGGTCAGCACAGGGGGCGGGGCGTGCGCTTGTGAGCGACAGCCTTTGGGGTGCGGTCGCGAGCCCTCGCCCACCCCTGGCCGCCAGACCCTTAGCTGAGGTCGGGTCGAATGGTATCGATCGTCGCCCAACGAACGAATCGATGACAGTATACTTGCGCCATCGTCGCTACTAAGCGAATGGAACTCGGGAAGGGAAAGCGATCATGCTGGACCGACTGGTAGCGGCGTTGAAATGGCTGCTGCGTGCGGTGGCCGTAGGCGGAAACAAGGAGGCCGGCCGGATGGAAGAGAACTGTGCTGGTGGATCCAAAGGCGACGGAGAGCGGCCGGCCGAAGAGAGCGGCGACGGTCACACGCGCCCACCGCGCCCCGTCGATGACGATGGTCCCGTTGAAGACATCACCTATACCGATCAGGTTGTCGAAGTAAACATCAAGTCTGATTTCGAGGGAGAGATCACGATGAATCAAGCCACCAAGGATGCGGCAGAACACCTGAAGGAGTGCTGCGACGCGTTTCTCCAGGATGAGAACAGGGCTGGCGATCTCAAACAGGCCATGCGGCGCATGGGCAGCAGCATGGGGGATCAGGGTAAGGGCCAGGACGAGCCGGGCACCGGGGCACCGATCGGTGGCGGCGATCTGCCGCCGTTCGTGACGGTGAACGTGAACGTGACCAAGCAGGGCGAGTAGCTCGCGTGCGATGCCGGGCCGGAGCGATCGCCGAGCGTGCGCCCTCCGGCCCTACAGCGAGGCGATAGCCTCCTCCACCTCCAGCAGGCGGGGATGACCCGTCGGCACTACGGCCTGGCGGATCTCTAGTGCTTCTTCGAGGTAGCGTCGTGCCTCTTCGGTTTGTCCGAGGTCGCGAAGCACCTTGCCATAGCCTAGAAGAGTACTCGACCGGAACAGAAGCTCTTCCGGCAGCACGGCCAATGCCTCGTCGTACAGCGTTAAGGCCTGTCCTAGGTCACCGCGCAGGTAGACCACGCTGGCGAGGCGCGTCAGGTGCATCCCTACGTTCGGGTGGGTCGGGCCGAGCACCTCTCGATCGATCTCCGTCGCCGCACTGTACGCGGCTTCCGCTTCGGTGAGTTCGCCCATCTGCACGAGCAGATCCCCTAGATTGAAGTGCGTAGCGGCGGTGCGCGTGTCCGTTTCGCCGAAGGCCCGCTGCCTGATCGAAAGCGCCTCGAGGTATTGATCTCTCGCTGCTTGGTACTGCTCGAGGTCGGTCAGGGCGCGCGCTAGGTCGGACCGGGTCCGCGCGAGGTACTCGTGGCTGGGATCTAGGCGCTCCAGCTGAATCGCCAGCGCTTCCTGGTGCAGGTTCTTCGCATCCGCCGCCTTACCGAGGGCGCGCATCATGGCGCCCCGCTGATTCAGCACGATGGCAACTTCCTGGTGCCGATCGCCGTAGCGTTCACGATAGACCGCGAGCGCTTGCGCATTGGCCTCAACAGCCTCCTCCCATCCGTCGAGTCTAAACAGCATGTTCGAGTAGTCGGCGAGGGCCTCGGCGTACTTCAGCTCGCTTGTGCCACCCGCCTCGCGAAAGAGCGCTAGGGACGCCTCGTACCGTTCGCGCGCGGCGGCGATATCTCCTACCTTTAGCAGACTGTTGGCGATGCCGCTCTCGATATCGGCGATCACGAGCGGTTCGCCACCAAGTGCCAATGCCTCCGACCGCGCCTCCTGAAAGCGCAACAGAGACTCTCGGAACGCCCCGGTTTCCTGCAGGCCCTCCGCTAGCAGTCGGTATGCCTCGAGCAGTCCGGGATCCGGCGAGACCAGCAGTTGCTGTCGAATCTCTACCGCATCCGCCGCCAGCTCTACCTGCTCTTGATACAAGCCGAGCGCCTGGTAGAGGCGACCTAGCGTTACCATCAGCCGCGCGCGCACCTGGGGGGTCTGGGCAAGCTCCTCGTACAGGCGGGTCTGCGTATCGGCTAGGAGGTCACGCACGAGAATACGATCACCTGGGCCTACGGTCGGATCCCAGGATTGGAAGATGTTCTCGAGGAACTCGGCGGTCTGGGACGCCTTCGTGCTTTCCGCTTGAGCCACCTCGTAGGCTTCCCGTACGCGCTCGGACTGTACTGTAGCCGTTACTGCCCAGCCGGTTAGCAGCACGGCAAACAAGGCCACCGCAACGCTGGCCAGCGGATGACGGCGCAGGAACTTCCAGCTGTTGTAGGCCATGCTGGGGGCGCGCGCCGCCACCGGCTTGCCGCCGAGATAGGCCTGGAGATCGGCAGCGAAGGCCTCCATTGAGGGGTAGCGATCCTCCGTCTCGCGCGCCACTGCGCGCATGACGATCGCATCGAGATCCCCACGCAGCTGTCTTTCCCGCAGCTGCCGCTCGCGGCGATAGGCCGCACCGTCGAGGGGTGAGTCGAGTACGGGCACGGCGGAGTCGTCCGCGTGCGCCTCCTGGCCGCCAACCACTTGGCGTTCGTCCGTCCTCAACGCCAGACTCGGGCGTGATGCCCCCACCTCGCATATCTCCCGCGCGAGCACGTAGAGGTCAGCGCCACGACGGAAGGGACGGCGTCCGGTCAGCAGTTCATAGAGCACGACGCCGAGCTGGTAGACGTCGGTTCGGATGGTGATGTCGCGCCCGCGAATCTGCTCTGGCGCCGCGTACTCGATGGTCATCGGGCGTTCGTCCGAGCGCGTCACCGCCGCCGGGCGCGAGCTCGAGTCGCCGAGGAGTTTGGCGATGCCGAAGTCGAGCAGCTTCACCCGGCCCTGTCCGTCCACCAGTAGGTTCGAGGGTTTGACATCGCGGTGGATGATCAGCTTGCCGTGGGCGTACTGGAGGGCGCGGGCGACATCGAGTACGAGGCGCACACGCGATTCCACGTCTATGCGTTGCCAGCGGCAGTACTCCGTGATGCGCCGGCCCTCGACGTATTCCATGATGAAGTAGGCCCGGCCTTCATTGGTCTGTCCGGCGTCGTAGAGGGCGGCGATCGAGCGGTGATCGAGGCTCGCCAGCACCTGCTGTTCCGTGCGGAAGCGCACCTGCTCGATGTCATCGCTCACGGTGCTGCGCAGAAGCTTGACGGCAACGTACTGCTCGAAAGCGCCGTCGGCGCGCTCGCCGAGGTACACCATGCCCATGCCGCCTTCGCCGAGTTTGCGCACCAGGCGGTAGTGGCCTACCTCGCGGCCGGCCATGTTCTGCTTCTCACGCTCGCGATCGGCGAGCACGCGCAGGGCGTCGTCCGCGACGCTCTCATCCAGTGGGGAGGTGGCCTCGTCCGCGTCGAGCATCAGCTCGACTTGTTCGCGCAGGGAGATGTCCTCGCCGCAGGCCTCCTCTAGCACCTGCTGGCGCTCCTCGGCCGGTGCTGCCCACACGCGGTCCACCACCTTTTGGATGTCGTCCCAACGTTTGGGGGTGAGCTGGCGGATGGTGTCGCTCATGGTCCTCGGGTCCCGCGGCGGCGCGCCGCCGTCCTTCTGCGGATGATACACAGTTGCGTCGCCGGCCCCGACGCCCGTGCTGCGCCTGCGATGCTACTATCCTGTGGCGCTGAGTCGAAACGTGGGGTTGGTCGTGGGGATTGCCACCGAGCGAGTGGAAGAGGGGGCCTCTTGAGGGAGGCCGCGAGCGCTATCCGCGAGGCTGTGGAGGGCTCGGCGGTGGCGCGGGTGATCGAGGAGGAGAAGCTCCCGCAGAGCTATCGCGAGGCCCTGCGCGAACACATCGCGCCCGTGGCGACGCGAATCCTCAGTGCATTGACAGAAGCCTCCAGGCCGCTGCTGATCGGTATCAATGGTTGCCAGGGTAGCGGCAAATCCACCTTGGCGCGTTTTCTTGCCGTGTTGCTGGAGGAGGCCGGGGGCCTGCGCTGCCCCGAGGTGTCGATCGACGATCTGTATCTGCCCCGTGCGGATCGGCTGGCCCTCGGCGAACAGATACACCCTCTGTTGGCCACGCGGGGTGTGCCCGGAACGCACGATCTGCCCCTGGGGAGCGCTGTCCTCGAGGGGTTGCTTTCCCCCTCGCGCGAGGATTCCGTGGCCATTCCGCGCTTTTTGAAGTCCATCGACGATCGGGCGCCCGAGGCGCAATGGTCGCGTTGGGAGGGCGCTGCCGACGCGGTGCTGTTCGAGGGATGGTGCGTG includes:
- a CDS encoding serine/threonine-protein kinase yields the protein MSDTIRQLTPKRWDDIQKVVDRVWAAPAEERQQVLEEACGEDISLREQVELMLDADEATSPLDESVADDALRVLADREREKQNMAGREVGHYRLVRKLGEGGMGMVYLGERADGAFEQYVAVKLLRSTVSDDIEQVRFRTEQQVLASLDHRSIAALYDAGQTNEGRAYFIMEYVEGRRITEYCRWQRIDVESRVRLVLDVARALQYAHGKLIIHRDVKPSNLLVDGQGRVKLLDFGIAKLLGDSSSRPAAVTRSDERPMTIEYAAPEQIRGRDITIRTDVYQLGVVLYELLTGRRPFRRGADLYVLAREICEVGASRPSLALRTDERQVVGGQEAHADDSAVPVLDSPLDGAAYRRERQLRERQLRGDLDAIVMRAVARETEDRYPSMEAFAADLQAYLGGKPVAARAPSMAYNSWKFLRRHPLASVAVALFAVLLTGWAVTATVQSERVREAYEVAQAESTKASQTAEFLENIFQSWDPTVGPGDRILVRDLLADTQTRLYEELAQTPQVRARLMVTLGRLYQALGLYQEQVELAADAVEIRQQLLVSPDPGLLEAYRLLAEGLQETGAFRESLLRFQEARSEALALGGEPLVIADIESGIANSLLKVGDIAAARERYEASLALFREAGGTSELKYAEALADYSNMLFRLDGWEEAVEANAQALAVYRERYGDRHQEVAIVLNQRGAMMRALGKAADAKNLHQEALAIQLERLDPSHEYLARTRSDLARALTDLEQYQAARDQYLEALSIRQRAFGETDTRTAATHFNLGDLLVQMGELTEAEAAYSAATEIDREVLGPTHPNVGMHLTRLASVVYLRGDLGQALTLYDEALAVLPEELLFRSSTLLGYGKVLRDLGQTEEARRYLEEALEIRQAVVPTGHPRLLEVEEAIASL
- a CDS encoding phosphoribulokinase — protein: MREAASAIREAVEGSAVARVIEEEKLPQSYREALREHIAPVATRILSALTEASRPLLIGINGCQGSGKSTLARFLAVLLEEAGGLRCPEVSIDDLYLPRADRLALGEQIHPLLATRGVPGTHDLPLGSAVLEGLLSPSREDSVAIPRFLKSIDDRAPEAQWSRWEGAADAVLFEGWCVACTPQEESALGEPINTLEAEEDQDGQWRRYVNRSLRQDYPALFAPIDFLVFLRAPSFECVHQWRRKQEEKLTQRLREEQAPPEAFSRVMSEAELTRFIQHYERLTRHMLNHLSKRAQAIIDLAQDHRLVAHQLCGEPGAMGPADA